The Terriglobales bacterium genome includes the window CGCAATTCGTGAACTTCAAGAGGCCAAACGAGAGCTTCAGACCGCAGCGCATGACTTCGGCGGACATCGCGAGGATGCAGTAAAGGCCTGCGACGAAGCCATCCACCAACTGCAGCTCGCACTGCAGTACGACAAGAAATAACCGCTCGATCCGGCCCGTTTCCAGCGGACGGGCCGTTTCTGCTCCTGCTCTCCTTCTGCAAACACGCCTCATCCCAAGTGCATCTGAATACCCGATGCCGCATTTTCCCTATGAAGTTCCGATCCTGGGCACCATAGGCGTTTTCATCGTTGCCTCTGTCGTAGCACTCATTGCGCGCAAAGTCATCGAAGCGCGCGACGTCGCGCCGAAGGAACACTACCGGCTGTACCGCCTGACCAACACCGTCATTACCGTTCTGACCGTCGCGGCCATCATTGGGTTCTGGACAAAGGTCTTCGAGCACAAAGGCCAGTTCCTGGGACTCATCGGAGCCGGCCTGGCAATCTCCCTTCGCGAGCCGCTGCTCAGCATCGCCGGGCGCATCGCCATCTTCGCCGGACACATGTACTCGGGCGGCGATCGCATCGAGATCAACAAGCTCAGCGGCGACGTAATCGACATCGGATTCTTCTACACGCGGATGATGGAGATCGGAAACTGGATCAGCGGCGATCAATACAGCGGACGCACCATCCAATTCGCCAATGCTCAAGTCTTCGGCACTCCAGTCTTCAACTACACACGCACATTCGGCTACATCTGGGACGAGATCAAAATTCCGATCACTTACGCCAGCAACGTGAAAGCGCTTTCCGAAATTCTGAAGAGCGTCGGACACGAATACACGCAGCAGTTCCTGCAAGGCGCGCAGCGGCAGCTCGATCGGATGCAGCGCTACTTCATGGTGCAGCACTTCGAACTCGAACCCGACGTGTACATTAAAGTCACCGACAATTACATCGAACTCACGCTGCGCTACGTGGTCGATCCCAAACAGCGCCGCAAAGCCAGCAGCTTCATCTTCGCGGAAACATTCCGCAAGCTGCGCGAACGAAATGACATTCAAATCGGCTCTACCACAATGGACCTCACAGTCCATCCGCCCGACGCGCAAGCAAAAGGCGATGAGCAGACCAAAGCCGCAGACAATCCCACAGCAGCAGTCGGCAAACCATCGCAGATCAAAGACACGCAGGAGCAA containing:
- a CDS encoding mechanosensitive ion channel family protein — translated: MPHFPYEVPILGTIGVFIVASVVALIARKVIEARDVAPKEHYRLYRLTNTVITVLTVAAIIGFWTKVFEHKGQFLGLIGAGLAISLREPLLSIAGRIAIFAGHMYSGGDRIEINKLSGDVIDIGFFYTRMMEIGNWISGDQYSGRTIQFANAQVFGTPVFNYTRTFGYIWDEIKIPITYASNVKALSEILKSVGHEYTQQFLQGAQRQLDRMQRYFMVQHFELEPDVYIKVTDNYIELTLRYVVDPKQRRKASSFIFAETFRKLRERNDIQIGSTTMDLTVHPPDAQAKGDEQTKAADNPTAAVGKPSQIKDTQEQTAREMIGDKEPRDSDKAA